The sequence GGCCACTTACCAGGTGGAGAAACCCGCGTTGGTGCGATAAGCCCCTCGGGTGGCAGGAGGAAATTTCCTCCTGCCACCCGAAACAGTATTTTTAGCTTAAGTTTGGCCACCCAAGCAGTAGGGTGGGCAGTGCTCACCATCCCACCCATGGCCCCAGAAGCAATATCGATCGATGAACGTTTACGAACTCAGCGCGATCGCATTTTGCCCATCGCTGAGCAGTATGGGGCGTACAACGTGCGGGTGTTTGGGTCGGTTGCCCATGGAGAAACCCAGGCAGATAGTGATGTCGATTTTTTAATCGGTCTAGAGCCAGGCCGGAGCTTACTCGATCACATTGGTTTAAACAGAATTCAGAGAATTTACTAGGGCAATCGGTTAATGTTACAGAGTCAATTACGCTATATAACCTGATTCACGATCGGGTTTTGAGGAATGCGATCGGGTTACAGTAAAAAAAGAATTCTCTTTACCTGAGGCATCTTGACGAAGCTATAAGGAGAATTGAGGACTGTATCTAGGAGGGGGGAGAGATTTTCTTGCATACTCCGCTCATTCAGAGGACAGTGATCAAAAATTTTGAGATAAATGGCGAAGTAACTAAGAACTCATCTAACGAGTTGAGGGCAAGAAAATTAAATATTCGATAGAGATAGATAACTTGCTTTAGTAAACCAAATTTAGAGATTAAACAATTAAATAAACTTCTAAAATTAAATAGTGGCTATAATCTCAGACTGAAAGTAGCTATTAGATTTGCCAGAGAAATCAACTATTTTAAAGCGAGTCATATCCTCGAAAACACTTAGCTCATTATCGGAAAGATATTTATAACATTGAGGCGGATGGAAGTTTTTCCATCTCTTTTTTAGGCTAGTCAAGCTCAATGGCTTCTTGAACCTATGAACTTTCCTGATAAAAATTCCAAAACCAAGAGATGAATTCAAAAAGTAATTCAAAAAATCTTGATGAGAAATACCAGCCTTATCTTTTACTACTTCCCAAAGCTGAGCAGGAGTATTTTCAACTACTCGATCAACTTCAATAATACCTACCACCTCTTTTTGAGGAGAAGTAGCATACACAATTATCAAATCTCCACTACCCAAGCTTCGAGGTCTCACTCTTCGCAGCTCAACCTGCTTAATACCCTCAAAGATCATCTCAGAGTATTCATGCTGAATTGAGAGTAAGGCTATGCTTGGGCTCATAACAGTTTCTCAACATAGTACCCCTGCATTATATATCAACTCAAAAGATCTTGCGTCAATTTGAATTGGTGCTTGAATATGAATATTTTTCCCAATTAAATTTTCAGCCTTTTTCAAGCTTATAGGATTCTTAAATAATTCAGTATTGCTAAACCTTATGGCCATCAGTTCTTTGTCTTGCCCTTTTGATACGGCAACAAGATCGTCAAATTCATAGATTCCTAGTCGTTTAAATTTCTTGTATAAAGATTTTGGCGTATCTATTATAATTTCATCGATGTATGAACACGCTCTTATTGCACTGAGGGTCACATTAGCTTTTTTAAATCCCTTATCTTGACTAACATACCAAAGGATTCTTCCAGGTGCCTTAAGCCCTCCAGAAGCCATTTTTGATCTGTAATAAACCAATTCTCTGCGTAGTGCTAATATGCTGTGCGCACCCCAGATCACTTGCTCTGCAAGCTCTTCATCAAATAGATCTTTAGCCCACCAAGGTTTGATTGGAATCATAAAATTTGGTATAAGTGAATCCGTTATTTTCCCTGGAAAGATAGCTTGTTCGATACCTGCAATAACATCAAAGCTTGACTGAATGCCTGGAAGATTTAAATTATTAGATAAGGTATTTAAATAATCTCTTAAATTGCCATCTTTGCCAGCAGATGAAGACCTAAGAATTTTAGCCATCTCACAAGCAGTATGGCAACCTTTTTGATTTACTTTTACCCAGCCTCTTTCAGTGCGATAAAAATGAATTTCTCTTAAAAAAACTTCTATCTCCTCCTCCAGATAAATATCTGATATTATTGTAAAAATCCGATTTTCGGATGCACTAACATTAATTAAATTTAGAATAAGGTGCTGAGCGCACATAGATGCTAACAAGTCATTTTTCTTAGTCCTAAGGATAGGAACTCTCAGTTCCTCTGGTGACTCTCTGTTAATTAGATATGCCACCATTGGACCCTGATCCGCATCTTTTTCAATCCAGCAACAATCATTCTTTGTTGGATCTGACAGATGCTGTCTCAGAATTGTTCTGAAATGTGCTTTGTGCTCACCTTTTGCATTATTAAGGAAGCAATCCATTAAAGTTTCAATATCTTCGCCCCTGACCGACTTTTTTCTAATACTGGTGCCCGCAAGCCTAGCTGGCTGGTATTTTATCTCTCGTCTTAGCTCGTCAATATTGATAATTAACTCAAGAGGACTAATGATCTTTAGCTGATATTTCTCAAATATTTCTTCCTCTACTTCTTCAAGTAGTCGCGTGTCTTTTGTGACAAAGAAATCTATTTTTATATTTGAGCATATCGATGTGGCTATTTGTCTAATGTCAGATGAATCGCTGGGCGACAGATTGTTGGGGAATAAATGTCTTATTTCCTTGCTGAATTTGTCTAGATCTTCTTTAGGACAACTTAGTATATTAAATTTTCCTAGCCTATTTCTTAGCTTATTTCTCTTTTTGGGATCGTCGTTTCTATTTATTTCATTATTCATCTCGCTGGCTACAAAAATCTCGATTTCCGATGTGAGCCAATCATCCAGCAACGCTTGAGCATCCCTACTATATTCATCTCTGTTTTCCTCATCTGCTAGAACGAAAAAGACATTTGCGTCAATTGCGATGACAATTTTATCCTCAATTAATTTGTCGTGAACAAGAGTAATGAGGTTGGGATTACAATAATCTAGCCACCATTCAGTTAAAGTAGAACCGCTTCTACTTTTTCCAGGTCTTTCATGAATGGCAGAAAAACCTAGAGACTCCCACATGCTTGAGAGATTGTAATCTCTTCGGCACGAAGCTAAAATACCTTGCAAATGGTCTGTTTTGTTTTTTATTTTTGCAATCAGAGTTTTAGCTATATTTCGTCCCCTATATTCATCATCAACACAAAGGTGGGTTAATTTTACTCTTCCTTTTCCTATTGTGTAAAGCGTATAGGCAGCGCATTTGTCTTTGTTGTTGTCAATGCAAGCAATAAGATGATCCTTTTCAGCATGCTTATAGAAAGCTTCATACGGAAGAAAGCCAAGTGTTGAAGAATTTTTGTTGGCTAATTTTATAATTTCCTCCATATATCTTGAGTCAGATCTTATCCATTCAAATACAAGATCGTTTTCTTCCAAGTTGATCACTCGTAAACTCCCTTACAAAATATAAAAATACATTTAACTAACTAATCTGTAAAATAATCAAAATCAATTTTCTTTATTTGATAGGTATCTTTCGTGGTTACCCCTACATTAAATTCAATCATGTATTGAGCTAAATTATGGCCATCAATAAGAATGATTTTATTGTCAATGCGGGAGACAAAATCTTTGGCTTCAGTTGTGAATGAAGACGATGTTATAAAAATCCCTTTCTTTGCACGGAAGCCTTGTAAAGCCCCTGCAAATTTTTGAATTTCGGGCCGTCCAACGGGATTCTCCCAACGCTTTGCCTGAACGTAGATGATATCTAACCCAAGTCTGTCTTCGTTGATAGTTCCATCAATTCCACCGTCTCCGCTACGACCAACAATTTTGCCAGCATCCTGACGAGTGCCTCCATAGCCCATCTTTACTAAGACATCAATTACTAAAGCCTCAAAAAAGCTAGGTGAGCATATTTTGATACTATCCAGAAGTTCAGAGGCTAAGTCCTGATGAAGGCCTTGAACAATCGTTTCTAGATTTTCCTCTGGGGTTTTATCCTGAATTTGGATTGGCAGATTTTCACTTCCAGATGGCTCACGTTTAAGATTTTTGAATTCAAGAAATTCAGGAAACCTCTCTAAATATTTGACATTTATCTCAGAAGGTCTTTCTGCAAGACTTGTCTTTCCTTGAGGCGTTATCTGAAAATATCCACGGCGAGTTGTCTGAAGCAAATTGGCTTTCTTTAAGTACGTACGAGCCCAACCGACTCGATTGTCAAAGGTGGCTTGCCGACCGCTAGGCAGCATTACTTGACGATCTTCATCACTGAGCGAAAAGTACTGAGCAAGGTTTTCAATGGCTTCCCGTAAAGAATACTCTCCCCCATCGGCCGCCATTTCCATCAGGGGCAGCATTATGGACTGGTAATCGGGTATCGTCACGAGATGTACCTAAAGGATTCTATGTGTCGCTATTCATGCCCTAGCTTACCCATACAGCTCAGAATCGTACAAAGGTTAAGTGGCGAAACTCTAAAGGTTGGTCATTCGGGTTCCCCTTAACCTCAAGGGTCGTTTTTTAGTCACCGGTTGTTGGAGCGAATATAGCGATTCCTGATCGGATGCAGTACAGCAGGAGCCTTGCTGAATAAAGGTTCCAAGCCTGTGCACGTACCTCGCACCAACGAAAAGTGCTATAGTTGACAGTACAACCCTAACCCGGTACTCTCTTTGCTCTCAAGCGGGTTTAATGTCGATCGTTAACCCCACCGAGCTGAGCACGGCTACAAAAGACTCCAGCGTTAGGGGTGCCCCATTTCTGAATGGCCGTTGCAGTGTCTGACCGGCAACATCACCATTAATCGCCCCCGCTGTCGTTGTCTGTCTAGCTTTGACCACATTGTCGAGCGCCAGCCCAAAAGCCTCCCAATCGCCATCCATCAGTGTCTCGTCTAGCGACGCCTTGAGACACAAAGCAGCATAGTCTGGGTCAGCCAGTTGAACCAATAATTCGGCCTGATAATCTCTTGCTGGCATGTATCAACCCTCTCCTGAATGCAGCCAGATCTCAAACGTCTTTTACTTCATTGCCCAAGTAGCGCTCCACAAAAGCCTTAGCCGCTAAGGGATGCAGCGTTTTCAACGCTCTAACGATTTCCAACACTGTTTCAGCCGATGGGTCGCGCTTCTCATTCGCCCAGCGGTACACACTGTTGCGCTCAATGTCGAGAGCCGCCGCAAGGCTGTACTGGCTCACCTCATATTCCTCAAGCACCTGCCTGAGCACAAATCCTGCTTTTCCCATGCCTTCATGGTGTCAGAGGACTATAACCGAGTAAATGTCCATTCGGTAGACGAGAGCCCAACTGTTGACGACATCCAAAACGGCTACTATAATCGCGTTGTTGACTCTAAAACAAGGTTTTCCCGATGCAATCTAACTCCACCAGGCGCTACAGTGCCCGCATTGTCACCCCCGACCCTGCCACAGGTTCAGAGCCTGCCGATTCCAACCAAATCCATCTCGAACTCACCCTCAAACTCCACAGCTACCCCAACCCCGATCGCGAACCCGTCAAAATCCTCGTCATCGGCAGCAAGCGATCGGTGAGTTCCATTGTCGTCGCCCTCCACCAACTCGGCTTTGCCGAAATCTTCGAGTGGACAGACTTTCTCAGTGCCCCAAATGCCGATCGGCCCCTCCAGTTCGCCCCTGGAGAGGTGATGAAGGCGTTGGTTAAATTCTTGCCCCGCGAAGCGTAGGGCTGGCCGTGCCCCCCTACAGGGCCGGATCGCACCGAATTTCTACCATGAAGCCATCAGGGTCGTAGAAATAGACGCCGCGCCCGGTGGGGCGAGTGACGGGGCCGTGGGCAATTTCAATCTGGTTCGCCGCCAGCACCGCCAGCGCCCCGTCAAACTCTGCCGGGTCAATGTCAAAGGCCAGGTGGTAGGCGCGGGTAAAGGTTTTATCGGGGTTTGGGTCGGGCGGCTCCAGGTCTGGAGCCCCAAATAAGTCAAGAATTAGCCCGTCGGGCAACACAAAGTTAGCCACCTTCCCCGTGGCGACCAACTCTTTCAGAGTGTCATCTACCTCGTCGCCGGTCAGCTCCCGCAGCCCCAGCAGCCCGCCGTAGAACTGGCGCGAGGCGTCCATATCCTTGACGTTGAGGGCCAAGTGATGAATGCGGCGGAGTTGACCTAGAGCCAGGGTCGCCAGAGTTTGAGCGGTAGAGCTAGGGTTCATGGGCGCAAAATTGTCCAAAGATAGGGCGCACTATGATTGATTATAGAAATCCTACCGCGCTCAATCTTTACGCCATCGCCGACCAAACCTTCGAACTCACCGTTGAACATCCCGACCCCGAGCGGCTCGATCGCTGGCTCACGGCCAAC is a genomic window of Nodosilinea sp. E11 containing:
- a CDS encoding VOC family protein; amino-acid sequence: MNPSSTAQTLATLALGQLRRIHHLALNVKDMDASRQFYGGLLGLRELTGDEVDDTLKELVATGKVANFVLPDGLILDLFGAPDLEPPDPNPDKTFTRAYHLAFDIDPAEFDGALAVLAANQIEIAHGPVTRPTGRGVYFYDPDGFMVEIRCDPAL
- a CDS encoding nucleotidyltransferase family protein, producing MAPEAISIDERLRTQRDRILPIAEQYGAYNVRVFGSVAHGETQADSDVDFLIGLEPGRSLLDHIGLNRIQRIY
- a CDS encoding ASCH domain-containing protein; this translates as MSPSIALLSIQHEYSEMIFEGIKQVELRRVRPRSLGSGDLIIVYATSPQKEVVGIIEVDRVVENTPAQLWEVVKDKAGISHQDFLNYFLNSSLGFGIFIRKVHRFKKPLSLTSLKKRWKNFHPPQCYKYLSDNELSVFEDMTRFKIVDFSGKSNSYFQSEIIATI
- a CDS encoding helix-turn-helix transcriptional regulator; translated protein: MGKAGFVLRQVLEEYEVSQYSLAAALDIERNSVYRWANEKRDPSAETVLEIVRALKTLHPLAAKAFVERYLGNEVKDV
- a CDS encoding GNAT family N-acetyltransferase; its protein translation is MEENDLVFEWIRSDSRYMEEIIKLANKNSSTLGFLPYEAFYKHAEKDHLIACIDNNKDKCAAYTLYTIGKGRVKLTHLCVDDEYRGRNIAKTLIAKIKNKTDHLQGILASCRRDYNLSSMWESLGFSAIHERPGKSRSGSTLTEWWLDYCNPNLITLVHDKLIEDKIVIAIDANVFFVLADEENRDEYSRDAQALLDDWLTSEIEIFVASEMNNEINRNDDPKKRNKLRNRLGKFNILSCPKEDLDKFSKEIRHLFPNNLSPSDSSDIRQIATSICSNIKIDFFVTKDTRLLEEVEEEIFEKYQLKIISPLELIINIDELRREIKYQPARLAGTSIRKKSVRGEDIETLMDCFLNNAKGEHKAHFRTILRQHLSDPTKNDCCWIEKDADQGPMVAYLINRESPEELRVPILRTKKNDLLASMCAQHLILNLINVSASENRIFTIISDIYLEEEIEVFLREIHFYRTERGWVKVNQKGCHTACEMAKILRSSSAGKDGNLRDYLNTLSNNLNLPGIQSSFDVIAGIEQAIFPGKITDSLIPNFMIPIKPWWAKDLFDEELAEQVIWGAHSILALRRELVYYRSKMASGGLKAPGRILWYVSQDKGFKKANVTLSAIRACSYIDEIIIDTPKSLYKKFKRLGIYEFDDLVAVSKGQDKELMAIRFSNTELFKNPISLKKAENLIGKNIHIQAPIQIDARSFELIYNAGVLC
- a CDS encoding restriction endonuclease — translated: MTIPDYQSIMLPLMEMAADGGEYSLREAIENLAQYFSLSDEDRQVMLPSGRQATFDNRVGWARTYLKKANLLQTTRRGYFQITPQGKTSLAERPSEINVKYLERFPEFLEFKNLKREPSGSENLPIQIQDKTPEENLETIVQGLHQDLASELLDSIKICSPSFFEALVIDVLVKMGYGGTRQDAGKIVGRSGDGGIDGTINEDRLGLDIIYVQAKRWENPVGRPEIQKFAGALQGFRAKKGIFITSSSFTTEAKDFVSRIDNKIILIDGHNLAQYMIEFNVGVTTKDTYQIKKIDFDYFTD